In a genomic window of uncultured Flavobacterium sp.:
- a CDS encoding PepSY-associated TM helix domain-containing protein: MSKEIKEKKSKKKDSKFVKKIKQHMYKWHRVIGLVTIIPVIFWTLSGLMHPFMAHFFKPEIAHDKLEQQIIDKTQLHFSIQEVLQKNELTQFKNFRIVAFNNKTYYQLKTIIGELWYFDTSTAKKLENGDQKYAEWLSRYFLDDQKSAVKSSEIVTEFTSQYKYVNRYLPVYKLSFERSDAMQVYVETSSSKLATYNPTSRQAFIWFFDTFHNWSFIDAISNNSIRIITMIFLLSIIGFSALSGILIYGLLWKQFKKTDSLAPKKGLRKYHRQIGIWVSLFTLTFAFSGAYHATTKWNPYTLSQMVYEPTFKTNEIPLANNALNLDWNRFQNISLITLNDTTYFRCQLLEKEKFKTSKSDSNAKWNKKGDQKSEVVYINATTNKIVPNIDLQYAEFLAYYFTDGAPKAACCEMDQSSDEPPVSLENAKLLESKVLTDFESREYGFVNKRLPVVKLAYDTPEKTTYFIETATSRLAAVVKSSDMVEGYSFAILHKFLFMDWAGKNIRDLTMVLAALTILIVSILGFILFLKK; encoded by the coding sequence ATGAGCAAAGAAATAAAAGAGAAAAAATCTAAAAAGAAAGATTCTAAATTTGTCAAAAAAATCAAACAACACATGTACAAATGGCATCGTGTTATTGGTTTAGTCACAATTATTCCGGTAATCTTCTGGACATTATCAGGTTTAATGCATCCGTTTATGGCGCATTTTTTCAAACCCGAAATTGCCCATGACAAACTCGAACAACAAATTATTGATAAAACTCAACTGCATTTTTCGATTCAGGAAGTTTTACAGAAAAACGAACTAACGCAATTCAAAAATTTCAGAATCGTTGCTTTCAACAATAAAACCTATTATCAGCTAAAAACTATAATTGGTGAATTATGGTATTTTGATACTTCTACAGCCAAAAAACTGGAAAACGGAGATCAAAAATATGCCGAATGGCTTTCGCGCTATTTCTTAGACGATCAAAAAAGCGCTGTTAAAAGCAGTGAAATCGTCACCGAGTTTACTTCGCAATACAAATATGTAAATCGATATTTACCTGTTTACAAACTCAGTTTTGAACGTTCGGATGCGATGCAGGTTTATGTCGAAACATCCTCAAGCAAATTGGCTACTTATAATCCAACTTCGAGACAAGCGTTTATCTGGTTCTTTGACACGTTTCATAATTGGTCGTTTATCGATGCTATTTCAAACAACAGTATCCGAATTATTACGATGATTTTCTTATTGTCGATTATTGGATTTTCTGCCTTGAGCGGAATCTTAATTTATGGTTTACTTTGGAAACAATTCAAAAAAACGGATAGTTTAGCGCCTAAAAAAGGACTTCGAAAATACCATCGCCAAATTGGAATTTGGGTTTCGCTTTTTACTTTGACATTTGCTTTTAGCGGTGCATATCACGCCACCACAAAATGGAATCCATATACTTTGTCGCAGATGGTTTACGAACCAACTTTCAAAACAAATGAAATTCCGCTGGCAAATAATGCTTTAAATTTAGATTGGAATCGTTTTCAAAATATAAGTTTAATAACTTTAAACGACACAACTTATTTCCGTTGTCAATTGCTTGAAAAGGAAAAATTCAAAACTTCAAAATCAGATTCAAATGCAAAATGGAATAAAAAAGGAGATCAAAAATCTGAAGTCGTTTATATCAATGCAACAACCAATAAAATTGTTCCAAACATTGATCTTCAATATGCTGAATTCCTGGCGTATTATTTTACAGATGGAGCGCCAAAAGCAGCTTGTTGCGAAATGGATCAAAGTTCAGATGAACCTCCGGTTTCTTTAGAAAATGCAAAACTATTAGAATCTAAAGTTTTAACTGATTTCGAAAGCAGAGAATATGGTTTTGTCAACAAAAGATTGCCTGTTGTAAAATTGGCTTATGACACGCCCGAAAAAACGACTTATTTCATAGAAACTGCAACTTCAAGATTAGCAGCCGTAGTAAAAAGTTCAGATATGGTCGAAGGATATTCGTTTGCTATTCTCCACAAATTCTTATTTATGGATTGGGCAGGAAAAAACATTCGGGATCTAACAATGGTTTTGGCAGCCTTGACCATTTTGATTGTTAGTATTTTGGGCTTTATTCTATTTTTGAAGAAATAA
- a CDS encoding DUF2306 domain-containing protein, whose amino-acid sequence MKKNTSRLLSISWLLCFSYFFILMIKITLQYIPLNSNVAFLQIKQTEISQIPFYYPIFYVHVYSAIFVLLAGFSQFSSALLKKYPATHRNIGKVYVFVVLFLSAPSGFFIGLFANGGLYSKISFVTLSILWFYFTLKGFTSIKNKNITKHRAFMFRSFALTFSAITLRFWKVILVYLFHPAPMDVYQIIAWLGWIPNLLIVEYYLYNQLKK is encoded by the coding sequence TTGAAAAAAAATACCAGCCGTTTATTATCAATTTCATGGCTTCTTTGTTTTAGTTATTTTTTCATCTTAATGATTAAGATAACGTTGCAATATATTCCCTTAAATTCTAATGTTGCTTTTCTTCAAATAAAGCAAACGGAAATCAGCCAAATTCCGTTTTACTATCCCATATTTTATGTACATGTCTATTCGGCTATTTTTGTTTTGCTTGCAGGGTTTTCTCAATTCAGTTCTGCGCTTTTAAAAAAATATCCTGCTACGCATCGCAATATTGGAAAAGTCTATGTCTTTGTCGTACTTTTTCTCAGCGCGCCTTCAGGCTTCTTTATTGGTCTTTTTGCAAACGGAGGACTTTACTCCAAAATCTCTTTTGTAACCTTATCAATTCTATGGTTTTACTTTACGCTTAAAGGTTTTACGTCTATTAAAAATAAAAATATTACGAAACATCGGGCATTTATGTTCCGAAGTTTTGCCCTGACCTTTTCTGCTATTACGTTGCGTTTCTGGAAGGTTATTCTAGTATATTTGTTTCATCCTGCGCCTATGGATGTCTATCAGATAATCGCTTGGCTGGGTTGGATTCCCAATTTATTAATCGTTGAATATTATCTTTATAACCAATTAAAAAAATGA
- a CDS encoding YARHG domain-containing protein, producing the protein MKKLFCLLLSIFLFSCNSKEKNLAKNNADNSMPEEIRTDLYGSWVGDFIVLERDTTREAKEKYSNKINIVIKKITATEVTGQSIVAGNSRPLKGFMRRTGNTFYFTLKEPGDDKNDGVFDFEIKNDTLLAGTWTAFNAKKEVTKRKFELTKKEFKYDPSVMLPELDTYVDYENPKEELVTDTEDQEDTEEGQDSTSNKKAEPYMETVYRAASEKILTINSSTQKLKESDLKNLKKIDLEILRNTIFARHGLTFKTKTVRQFFDDVEWYVPIATNVDNQLTAVEKENIVLLKRFEKYAEDNYDSFGR; encoded by the coding sequence ATGAAAAAACTTTTTTGTTTACTGTTATCAATATTCCTTTTTTCCTGTAATTCTAAAGAAAAAAACCTCGCAAAAAACAATGCTGATAATTCAATGCCAGAAGAAATCAGAACCGATTTATATGGTTCGTGGGTTGGCGATTTTATTGTTTTGGAACGCGATACAACAAGAGAAGCAAAAGAAAAATACAGTAACAAAATCAATATTGTTATAAAGAAAATAACTGCAACAGAAGTTACTGGACAAAGCATTGTTGCCGGAAACAGCAGACCTCTTAAAGGTTTTATGCGAAGAACAGGAAATACATTTTATTTTACTCTTAAAGAACCCGGAGATGATAAAAACGATGGTGTTTTTGATTTTGAAATAAAAAATGATACGCTTTTAGCAGGAACCTGGACTGCTTTTAATGCTAAAAAAGAAGTCACTAAAAGAAAATTTGAACTTACTAAAAAAGAATTTAAATACGATCCAAGTGTAATGCTTCCGGAGCTGGATACATATGTTGATTATGAAAATCCAAAAGAAGAATTAGTTACAGACACCGAAGATCAGGAAGATACAGAAGAAGGACAAGATTCTACCTCTAATAAAAAAGCCGAACCTTATATGGAAACGGTATACAGAGCAGCTTCTGAAAAAATTTTAACAATCAATTCATCAACACAAAAATTGAAAGAATCTGATCTTAAAAACTTAAAGAAAATTGATTTGGAAATTCTTCGAAACACCATTTTCGCCAGACACGGACTTACTTTTAAAACCAAAACCGTTCGTCAGTTTTTTGATGATGTTGAATGGTACGTTCCAATTGCAACTAATGTAGACAATCAATTAACTGCAGTTGAAAAAGAGAACATAGTCTTATTAAAGCGTTTTGAAAAGTACGCCGAAGATAACTACGATTCTTTCGGAAGATAA
- a CDS encoding RNA methyltransferase, with the protein MIDLDYLAFLENILTDNRKEKFLKVLGNRTKHFTIVVEDVFQMHNTSAVMRSCEVFGIQELNVIEQRYGKKIDKEIAMGAQKWVDIHQYDSVSNCISTLKNQGYQIIATTPHENDCLLEDFDITKPSALFFGTERDGLSEEILEKADGFLKIPMVGFTESLNISVSAAIIIQNLTNRLRNSDINWQLSEDEILEKRLAWAKNSIKDIKRIEARYFEENPR; encoded by the coding sequence ATGATTGATTTAGATTACCTCGCTTTTCTCGAAAATATATTAACAGACAACCGTAAAGAAAAATTTTTAAAAGTACTTGGAAACCGTACAAAACACTTTACAATTGTTGTAGAAGATGTTTTTCAAATGCATAATACAAGTGCCGTTATGCGCAGCTGTGAAGTTTTTGGAATCCAGGAATTGAATGTTATCGAACAGCGCTACGGAAAAAAAATCGACAAAGAAATTGCGATGGGCGCTCAAAAATGGGTTGATATCCATCAATATGATTCTGTAAGCAATTGTATTTCTACTTTAAAGAATCAAGGATATCAAATTATTGCAACAACTCCGCACGAAAATGATTGTTTGCTGGAAGATTTTGATATCACAAAACCAAGTGCTTTATTCTTCGGAACGGAAAGAGACGGTTTATCTGAAGAAATTCTGGAAAAAGCAGATGGATTTCTTAAAATTCCAATGGTTGGTTTTACAGAGAGTTTGAACATTTCCGTTTCGGCTGCAATTATAATCCAAAATCTAACAAACAGATTACGTAATTCAGATATTAACTGGCAATTGTCAGAAGATGAAATTCTGGAAAAACGCTTGGCTTGGGCCAAAAATTCAATTAAAGATATTAAACGAATTGAAGCTAGATATTTCGAAGAAAATCCTAGATAA
- a CDS encoding sulfotransferase family protein, translating to MKNVDHPLSNWIPYKLVEKDNDVYFEWIYLGDLKYADPFFDETIAKCRSNEFNSKRFKVVSSVDNVIDWSAELDSIELKSLVFHVSRCGSTMLSQSLATSSENSMISEAPIIDEILRSDNFGLDKKTALLKAVIVFLGQKRFPEQKNLILKLDAWHIFNADYLRSIFSETPFALLYRKPIEVLKSHQKMIGMHMVPNLLPPGVFGITSKEINEISFQQYGALVLEKYFQGFVDFYETDQNVTLLDYNDGMRNVIEKFVSFINVDYSVEELEKMYERLKKHSKNEDAVFEGDSFKEEALEIDFTGVNKSYEKLGNTLIEQLES from the coding sequence ATGAAAAATGTTGATCATCCTCTTTCAAATTGGATTCCTTATAAGTTGGTAGAAAAAGATAATGATGTTTATTTTGAATGGATTTATCTGGGAGATTTAAAATATGCAGATCCTTTTTTTGACGAAACAATTGCAAAATGCCGAAGTAATGAATTTAATTCGAAGCGATTTAAAGTTGTTAGTTCTGTAGATAATGTTATCGATTGGTCTGCAGAATTAGATTCGATAGAATTAAAATCATTAGTATTTCATGTATCAAGATGCGGTTCTACAATGCTGAGTCAGTCATTGGCAACTTCTTCTGAAAATAGTATGATTTCTGAAGCGCCAATTATCGACGAAATCTTAAGAAGCGATAATTTTGGTTTAGATAAAAAAACAGCACTTTTAAAAGCTGTAATTGTATTCCTTGGACAAAAAAGATTCCCGGAACAAAAGAATTTAATTCTAAAGTTGGATGCGTGGCACATCTTCAATGCCGATTATTTGAGATCGATTTTTTCTGAGACACCTTTTGCTTTGCTTTATAGAAAACCAATCGAGGTTTTAAAATCACATCAGAAAATGATAGGAATGCATATGGTTCCAAATTTGTTGCCGCCTGGAGTTTTTGGAATCACTTCGAAAGAAATTAACGAAATTAGTTTCCAGCAATATGGAGCGCTTGTTTTAGAGAAATATTTTCAAGGGTTTGTAGATTTTTATGAAACAGATCAAAATGTCACTTTGCTTGATTATAATGACGGAATGAGAAATGTTATCGAGAAATTTGTCTCCTTTATTAATGTCGATTATTCTGTTGAAGAACTGGAGAAAATGTACGAACGCTTAAAGAAACATTCTAAAAATGAAGATGCTGTTTTTGAGGGTGATTCATTTAAGGAAGAAGCATTGGAAATTGATTTTACCGGAGTTAACAAATCATATGAAAAATTAGGCAATACACTTATTGAACAATTGGAGTCTTGA